The Cotesia glomerata isolate CgM1 linkage group LG7, MPM_Cglom_v2.3, whole genome shotgun sequence genome segment AGTcatcatattattaaaaatacacgTAAATACGATATCGTTCATGTTTTAGACTGGAAAAagttaataatcataattcataattttttgtattaataaactgtggaaaatgttaattaaggGAGTGTGTTATAACGAAAATGACGAGGTTATTACTGAAGGAGATCAAACACTGTACCAAGTTGTCGACGAATCgggtaattatcaattaatttattattttttaagtgaaagttttttattgaaaatttatatatatatatatgtatatatataaattttatttatcaatttttcttcaaatatcTGTATCGTTGCTTacgtcaataaatttttatttttatatttgtttattattattttacaggCAATGAATTTTTGCAATTCCTGTCAAAAGATACTGTGATTACCGTTGATGTACCTGATGAGGAAAGTTGTCAAAACAATTCTTCAAATTACCCATCCACCAACAGTTCAAACGTGGGTGTCAgtgataaaaattctaaaaatttgtctTCTGAGGGTCTGACCAGAGCTTTGCTAGACCTCTATACGCAAAATTTTACTGAAGTTGGacctttcaaaaaattttaaaatctgaaAATGATGTGGAAGCACATTGCAACAGAGATGTCTACTAGTTATAAAACAGTTTTCACTGCATACCAGTGTGAAAACAGATTAAAAAGAGTAAAACGAGATGCCAAAGAAGCTTTAGACAACAATCGCATATCAGGACGAGCACCACGTGTTGTTAAATACCAAGatgaattacaaaaaatatcatcaatagATGACTCTTTTCTGCCAAAGGTTCGGTTTGGTGTCGGTATTGCGGATATCGATGAACCAGCTactataaaaagaaaatcatGTGATAGTGATACTACTAGTGATGATGAAGTTGGAGTTTCTAAGAAGAAAAAACGAAAAACTGCCAAACGTTCCACGACCTCGGCTATTGACGTCATTGAAGAATTAGCTAAACAAAATGAAGAGACACAAAGAAAAACTCGAATTTATAAGAGACGTATTTTGTCGCAAGCAAACTTTTgatcaagaaaaataattttaaaaactatataaACCGTTATCAATTGAAAGACTGCTTAAAAAGTTCTAATGATTAATAcgttacttaattttttgtctaTACAACatataatgttgaaaaaatatgtTCAAAAACGTTTAATACTACATAATCTTTGAATATATGATTAAAACATGTgatattatgataataatataatatatcgtataataataatatcagtATTAGTATGTAAACTATTTAGTTGTtgacaaaatttcaatagtttaacatggttttttaattaaaatttattatacttGATTCTTAactatgaattattttatgtttttacttataaaactATCTGTAATGATAGTGTccttgttaaaaattattaatagttttataaataaggAGTAATTCGAATCATcaagtttaattattacattgtattttgATCATACttgatgtaaaaaatttattgttaataaaaaagttatgttGTAAAAGAAAGAGAGTATGATTGCAAAGTTCTTTATATTTACCAATTAgttatgataattatcatCTCTTaagtagaaatttaattataaattttccgctATTAGATTGCGCTTAACTTCTCCTTCTTCCTGCATGATATTTTCAGGGTAAACATTATCTTCATTGAtgttatgaaatatattttcttcagGTTCAAGTTCACCTTCAAAGAAGTCATTATTATCTATACAAAGGTTATGTAACACACAACAAGCCATGATtaacttcgaaatttttgcAACTGTCGTGTATTCTACACGAATTAGCTGTCTGAACCTTCCTCTCAATAATGCAAAgctattttcaattttaaccCGAGTTGCACTAAATTTTGAGTTGTATCTTTGTTGGATGTTGGTTAAATTGCCATAATTTTTGTATGGTGTCAAAACATTTTTAGACATTGGGTACGCTGAATCGCCGATAATATGGTATTGATCACCCAATTGATGAATCATGGGATATATAAACGATAACTTGAATACTTGTGCATCATGACATTTCCCAGAGACACCAGTGAAACAATcaataaatcttttattaGCATCACAAATAGCTTGTAAAACCAAAGAGGTTTGATGATGACGATTAACGAATGTAGAAGGCATCTTATGGTGAGGACATCTAATGTCAATGAACATACCGTCGATGCAACCTACAACGCCAGGAATGCCTTGAATCTGcgaaaaaaaagatataaaaagtaTATAAGTATTAAAGGATTAGTAAGAGTAGAAACAGAGTGTTTATGTGTTGATTACAGCTTGAAATTCAGTagctttaatatttttttcttcgtcgGTTCTCGGAAGACGTATTACCTGTggagaaatatttaataaaaaattgatgactcTATCGTTACATTGGTGCAATGTCGACTTAGCGATACCAAAACGATCTGCCACACTTCGGAGTGTTGTTTTATTACAAGCGTACCtttattgaatatatattttttttagtaattagtAATCAAcgataacaaaattattatttgtaattttatacatATCACAAAAATGCTAATACATGAGGTTCAGCTGATACCATAGGACTATGAGTATCAgcattacaataaaattgactTTCGGCAAACATCTGAATCAATTTGTTACAGGTATTTCTTTGAATACGAAAATGACGCCGAAACTGCAAAAATCaagtaattcaattaatacttttttttaaatactttgaagcataaaaaaattagtttagcCACTAAAGTGAATGTtagataatgaaaaaaaatgatagttGAAGACTTCTAAAGAAGTAAAAACTAcgtgaaattaattaaacttacctctttatttttatatagatataaactttatatttatataaacaaCATTctcaatgtaattttttatttttggtgtTTCTATTTTCTCAGACATCAGCAGCCACTGATGAATTTCATCATCTGAGCTATCAGACGAAGAACTCAAAATTGcatcaattaaatattgatattgattTTCCATTAGATAGCTTATCACGAATAACTAtatcactttttttaaatattaatgtttttttttgcttatatttttataataacaaatattatcattgttttttatcaatattatacaCTATGATGTGACAAATAGGCGCCAATACTTTTCTCCTTTACTGATCATCAGCTGTTGGCTTTCTAACAGGAAAATTCACACTTAGTTTCATGTCAATTTGTCTTTTGTTTAccgatttgaatttttaatttgaattttccgcgtcaaaaaacaaaaatagtcGACGCCCCGGGGCGCCGGGGCGGCGGGTCCGAACACACCAactaattgaaatttttagtgagaGATATccaaattgagaattttttattttactcgaATCATTGCCAACCATTATAAATCAATGACGACGACTATATATATTACTCTTATAATCATTACCTCTTTTGTAtgttatagaaaaattatcttagTCATTTTGGAGTTGCGATTTCTCTTTACGACAACTTGAAATATTTCTTGAAAGGAGATCTTATAATTAAGGATGAGGTTCttgttaatttcaattatttgaaATCAAACAAGACAAAGACTAACACACTCCAAggcacaaatttaaatatagaTTTGTACAGTAAGTGAAATAATGtcttaaaaaaccattttttaaaactaacacaaaaattatattgttattttcaaAACTTCCCATTTGtaattcaaacttttttatatttcagcTATTGTATTGAAAAATCATCCGAATTATACTTTCAATCAGCACACTATGGATGTTCAAAAAGCTTTAAAAGCTGCTTATGATCGAGtgaaaaaccaaaaaaaaagaacaagaaCTCAAAGATTGTGGCAAGAAAAGTGTCGACAAATACCCGGAATCGACCTCATGAAGaatcgaaatttttcttttttatctaattaaaatccagtcattatttttgtatgcacagtattaaattattttaatactttaatttttaactaagaaACACAATTTACTTTTAGCAATAATGTCATTTATATAacacaattataataaaataacttaatgATTCAATTCCTAAACAAATaatcgaaaaataatttaatttataaaatttcctaccgataataaaaaattttaggtaatttaaaattttttttcttttattgaaaatataagagAAGGCTCGAGCAACAGCTCACTCTGCCGTGGTCACATTGAGTTACatataattttactaaatttcaaattttttattttagtttgaCAGTGGCGCCATCTAACTTTTAATGTGATTATGTTGGTAAAATAAAAGTGATTTTTATCGGTATTATGAAATTCCATCGATAAGATAGTATTCTTCATATACCTACGGTACTTACAAGAGTTGCACTAAAGTTGACGAAAAGTTTACGTTAactaccctgatagccaagtcggtcgcaactttctgtcaatctactgccgcaacttatcaccaacttggcggcaactcttggaaagtaactcggatggtgtcaacttgttcaccaagttgtcggtaaaagttgctctgaaacttttttacgccaagttgacgacaagtttctcaagaaatttggcgacatattgcggcagtagattggtctcttttttctcagaaacttgtagccaacttggcgccaacagttacaaattcggaagttgaccgcaagttgtcgctaagttggtggcaactatctgacaccaacttggttggtctgaaactgtggctatcagggtaaaCGATGATAAAACAAAACCtaaattatcaacaataaaacaacaGTAATGAAATCATTGTTGCTAGATGACGCTACTATCGCGTTGAAGCTGCAATTAAATTAGGACTCCGTAAGATTTTTTGAACGAATTTTTGTATAAGTCACTCATAAACTAGGGCCAGGAAGTTGgtgttttttctttattcaaattttaggTTAAACATATGAATGTTCATTTAAACAACTGCGAAAGTCCTGGCCCTACTCATAACTATCATTAGTGATAGATTTATCACGTAATCAGTTCCTTGGTTATCCAAGTAAGCTCGCTGACTCTTAACTCTGGGTATAAGCATAACTGTACACCGACGACTAACTTTGCATCGATCTCGTTAATTTGGACCGTCTTATGAAAGAGTTTATCAGAGGGAGAAGATCTGGCGTGATTAACTGTAGTTTTATACAATACTCAGAAGAGAAAATGTCGCCGGGACGGTCTCGTAATAATGACGCCGGCAAGCGGTGCGAACCTGACAACAAAAGAGATAAGTCAGTCAGCAACAGTGGTGCTTACGATTCGGACATTGATAAGAGCAACACCCTGGAAGACGTGGAGATGACCGATGACCTGCAACAAGGACCTACTGAGAAAAAGGAGACCCAGCAGAATGTTCGCGATAAGGCTGATAACGCGGTGGAGGAAAATAACAAGATTGCGGATAAATTCAGGTATGGTAGACAAGAAAGAAGTCTTTTCGCAGTATACGTGAGAATAATTAGTGATCAAGACAAAACTAAATCTATCAAAGTCATTGAAATAGCTCGCAAGCTGGCAAATAGCAATGTACGCTTTGACAACAATGTTGAGAGTCCCAAAAACACTTGGTGTTTAACGTTCAATACCAGAGAGACGGCCAATGCCTGTCTATCCAACCTCAACTTGGGGAAAAATGGTCTAGAAGCTATTGTGCCAGCGTATCTACACTTTAAGAAAGGAGTTGTTCGAGATACTCCAGTCGACGTGAGCTTGGAAGAGTCGTGCAATACATTAAGTATCTCGTCCGGTTCTAGATGTTTTTAAGGGCTTAATCAACAAGTAAATAAGAGTTCTATTGTACTGTATTGTATCACCCAAGAAGGCTTGGGAAACAAGtaacttcaaattttaagattaactaaaatgaaaattctcaGTTATTTCCAGTTAGTCAGTCAGTCTTAGTTTAGTCTTCAACAGTTTTCTATCTGAGTCTCATCCTAAATTTCATCAGAGACTCCcgtcaattattaattgtcgATATTTTAATAAGCTTAAAATGATTATATGATGGAAGAAATCATACCCTGCGCATGTGTTCGCGATGCATATCAAAAGAAtgatacaaaattataattttcgagAAAATTCTTCTATTACGTACATTTTAcatacccgggaaaaaaagtttaaatctgctctgatcaaattagatcaatccagatcaagtttgatcaaaatgaaattaaaaattagatataaaTAGATCTAATCTGATCAAACTAGATCCAGTCAGATCAAATTAGACCAATCCAGATcaagtttgatcaaaattaaataaaaaattagatataaaTAGATCTGACTTGATCTATGCAGATCTAATTTAATCTGATTATTACgcgggaaaaaaagtttagatatGATCAGATCAAGTTAGATAAAATCAGATCAAGCTTGATGAATATATGTAATCATAAAGGTGATATGGATAGATCTAATTAGATCTGCCCTGATCAGAGCAGATCTACTTAGGTACgactttttatactttatgtTCTAATAAATAGCTCTTACAAATGCACTAACTTtgatcacatttttttttatttaatacaaattataacCGGATGTTATTGTTTCAATAGAAACTTTGAGTATTCTTCTTTACAATCACGTGCATTAAACCTGGtgttaaagtaatttatttatttgtaattaatcatcaaaattgttgaagatcaagaattttcaattttcaaaaatttataactcagaAACTATCAACTTACGGCAAATTTTATAAGAGTAATTTTCACCTCAAAATtccctaaaatattgataaaaaaatatccgatctcaaaaaaaatgatttctcaaataattgtttaaataaatggcTATAAACAATAGATGGCCTAGGATTTCGCAAAAATGACTGTGATATTCGGTTTCAGCGGGTCAAAATTCATAAAGTAATCATATTTTGTACATCGacctcaaaattttaagacaagAAAATACAGCGCCTACACTATTATCTGAGAGTAACTCAGTCAGGTACTTCTAGTAGCTGAATGGTACGCTCTGGGACTGACATGCAGAAGGACGCAGGTTTGAATCCCCAACATcgtaaattgtttttcaacgATAATTCGACTTTAAATCAcggaaaattgatataaaatacataatttataatttgaaagtaggaataaaataaattttactattatttttattttataaacttttttatgaattctGTTTCAATCGAATCAGATCTGAACAGATCAGATTTGATCTAAtcagatcaaatttgatctggCCAAAATGCAGATCTGCTCAGATCTGATGAATTTGATCTGATTTGATCAGAGCtaatctaaactttttttcccgggtattCAAAACAGATTACACTTTTTTTGAGGGTTCATATTGGAACCTAAAGGGCAGTTGAAGTCACGAGAAAATTCGGGCATATTTGAAATCGATCCAATGATTCGAAAATTGGCTGGCAAATGTACACTATCACTTCGAATTTTCGATCCTATTGGGGAGTATGAAGTGCACCACAAGCTCGCATAAGATaaccaaaataattaattggaaGTGTATGAAGAGAACTCCAACAAACTTGGTTCAGGTCCATTTCGTACTACCCAATCTCGGTAAGCTAGATAAGCTATTTTTATGCCAACATTGTCTGCAATATTTTCAGccacacggaaagaaaaatatggaaactattcccataattttatgggaacagttcccaggcaattataggaactgttcccataattataggaaattttcccagaattaTGAGAAAATTTCCCATAATGATGAGAACTATTctcataatggtataggaagtATTCCTAGAATGTTATAGGGATCATTCCTgtaccattatgggaatcattttcaaaaaaaaaaataaagataaaattttcgtGCGGAGTGAGTTCtaaatgattcctataatatatacacagaaaaaaaaaaattggggcagccacatgattttcatgttgtaggcaataatagttaaaacaacaataataattaaataataataataatcataataataataataataatctatattattaagagaataaggaaaattttgtggccagtgtatttatgtgataaaatggatttttgCTTGGaattgtgccttttcaaggtttcatatcattctcaccaatactcagtttaatataataagaatttaggctgcattagaaagttctctgtgtctagatacataatgaagaaatgaccttgtatctggtaaactattgacatttttgaagatataagctcatcctgatgttacactcatcaagagctttcatttgagtacccacatgcatttttgatatatttttcatatatacatattgtGACGTTATTTTATCGACCGGGGTCTATTTGAAATGAACGTCACTAGCGCCAACGGATTTTTGTGATTCTAAGTCGATATTTCAAGgccaaaattttatagaaaataattgtgaggattaaaaatttgagtttAGTGAGGAGAGTCTGAGTGTAGATGCCGAGTAACGAGGAGCTACAGTTTTAGTGTGAATTTAGAGAGTTACAGTTACAGTTAagattttgagatttttgagatTAGAGTCAGTTTTAGAGTCAagtttttggaaaatattGAGGTTGAGTCATTTAAGGgttttattgagttattttgagttttgaGTTTCGAATTTTAAGTTTTGGGTTTTGAGGCTGCAGAGTATGTGGGTAAATCAGCGTTACCGTAGAGCGGGACTATAAGTCACCCGGTTTCGTTTGATGCTAGACGCCAGTCTAACCCTTTGAGATTTCCAGGTGGAATGCCTAGGTCTGGTTGAGATGCCAGCGCTCTAATGTAGAGGAACATGACGAAAGCATATGGGATCAGTTTAAGTTACGTTTACGTTTACGTTTTTCGttaagttttagttaaagtttAAGTTACGTTTTTGCTATTTTGATTTTGAGTTACGTTTTGAGTTACGTTTTTGGTTTCGATCCCAGCCGTAGTCAGTTCCTGGAGAGCATCTACCAAAGGAATATCCGTACTCAGAGTTTTAGTTATTTGATTAAGGGATTGAAATATTTATGGGGATTAATTGCATATAGAAATTTTAGTTTGTGAGTGAGTCACGTTTAAAAATAGTTGAGTTTGGGATTTCGTTAAGAACAgttgagttttaaaatttcgttAATATCAGTCGAGTTTTAGATTTCGTTAAGAAGAGTTGAGTTTTAGACATCGTAGAGGACAGTTGTGTTGTATTAGAGTTGCCGCTGATCACTTCCGGTAATCGGACGTGCATACCGTTGCAGCTACAGGTTAAGATTTTAGTCTTTTACGTTTTAGTTTGAGCTACAGAAATGAATATAGTTATGaagtttatttgaaatattataaaaagttactCAGCATCGACATTGTTTGTATCAGGTATgaggttattttatttattgtaatttgagCGTTAATAATTGAGTTTTGGTCTTGAGATATTGGATAGTCTcgtttatgataaattttatacttagAGTTTCGTTGACAGATTGAGTTGAGATTGTTATTCGAGtcattaagatttatttatttatttgttttattttatgaaagtaAGTGTCTGTAACTTGGCTATAGCGTTGATTATTGTTAACTGTATCgttctagtaattttttatagtgatTTGAGAACAAGTTTGTTAAGTAAGTTTacggtttattaaataaataaggattttattttaagcataaatttttagtgttgCGAATAGAATTATTACAAGTATGGATCCTCTCCACCCGAACCACCCCCTCTCTCCACAAACCAGCACACTGAGCAACCCCGAGGTATTCTATCGTCTTTCCAGTTTTGGGTTCTTTGGCCTTTATTTTACGTTAAGTTTCTGTGTTTTCGATTAAGTTTACGTTTTGGATAGTTTGGATAATTTCtagcgaataaaaattatctaattccGTTTAAGTTTAAGTTTAAGTTTGGCTAGTTTAAGAATTCCTagcgaataaaaattctttgaattCCGTGTTCACTGGTTTGGTGATTCcagtgattaaaaattacctggcgCCCTAATTTTATCGATACCAGAGATCCAGAATCGGAAAGAAGACGAAGTATAAcccagattttatttttagaattaagttTAGTCAAGTTCCCGTATACCCCCCATGAAATTTTGGTTATGAATTGGCGCCCAACGTCGAGGCCTGAAAACGCGAAAGCCCGCTACGATCGAAAACCTTTATCGGCGCAATTTtggttataatatatataaatatataaaatatatgaaaaattgatgtgggtactcaaatgaaaggtctcgatgagtgtaatggcgggatgagcttatatctttaaaaatgccaataatccacaagatacaaggtcatttcttaattattgatatttttaaaaatataagcttgtgttgattttatactcatcaagagctttcatttgactacccacatgcatttttgatatatttttcatatatacatatatataatatatataaatatataaaataactttaaatcaTTACGGGCTCCCTACACCAACTGTTGATTATAGAAATGCTATTAATAATAGAGAATatttagaagaaataaattatgatcaATCAGTActatcacaatttttaatagaaaatgaGCCA includes the following:
- the LOC123269057 gene encoding uncharacterized protein LOC123269057, with the translated sequence MMWKHIATEMSTSYKTVFTAYQCENRLKRVKRDAKEALDNNRISGRAPRVVKYQDELQKISSIDDSFLPKVRFGVGIADIDEPATIKRKSCDSDTTSDDEVGVSKKKKRKTAKRSTTSAIDVIEELAKQNEETQRKTRIYKRRILSQANF
- the LOC123269058 gene encoding putative nuclease HARBI1; protein product: MFAESQFYCNADTHSPMVSAEPHVIRLPRTDEEKNIKATEFQAIQGIPGVVGCIDGMFIDIRCPHHKMPSTFVNRHHQTSLVLQAICDANKRFIDCFTGVSGKCHDAQVFKLSFIYPMIHQLGDQYHIIGDSAYPMSKNVLTPYKNYGNLTNIQQRYNSKFSATRVKIENSFALLRGRFRQLIRVEYTTVAKISKLIMACCVLHNLCIDNNDFFEGELEPEENIFHNINEDNVYPENIMQEEGEVKRNLIAENL